From Myxococcus xanthus, a single genomic window includes:
- a CDS encoding ABC transporter permease/substrate-binding protein produces MRGWLLVLLLVGACGGASSSGDGVPQVRVGSKKFTESVILGEAVTQLARSTGARVTHRRELGGTAVLWEALRRGELDVYPEYTGTLRQELLSGRHLPDDAALRAALAESGLRMSEPLGFNNTYALGMKEAEAERLGIRRISDLRAHPSLRFGFSNEFMDRADGWPALRDSYRLPQRDVRGLDHDLAYRGMESGSLQLTDLYSTDAEIEAYGLRVLEDDLRHFPAYDAVLLYRDDLEARAPEALAAMLRLEGHVSEADMVKLNALARLERVSEGRVASGFLATALGVTSEVRGDGLASRVWKRTREHLFLVGVSLLAAMALAVPLGVLAARRPRLGRGVLGLTGVIQTVPSLALLVVMIPLLGIGSRPAIAALFLYSLLPIVRNTAAGLAGIPPEVRESAEALGLPALARLWRIELPMAAPSILAGIQTAAVINVGTATLGALVGAGGYGQPILTGIRLDDVRLILEGAIPAAALALLASGLFDAVERVVVPRGLRLGTAVRSTR; encoded by the coding sequence GTGAGGGGGTGGCTCCTGGTGTTGCTGCTCGTGGGGGCGTGTGGCGGGGCGTCCTCGTCTGGGGATGGCGTGCCCCAGGTGCGCGTGGGCTCCAAGAAGTTCACCGAGTCCGTCATCTTGGGTGAAGCGGTGACGCAGCTCGCGCGGAGCACCGGTGCGCGGGTCACGCATCGGCGGGAGTTGGGCGGTACCGCCGTGCTCTGGGAGGCGCTGCGCCGGGGCGAACTCGACGTGTACCCCGAGTACACGGGCACGTTGCGACAGGAGTTGCTGTCCGGGCGCCACCTGCCGGACGACGCGGCGCTGCGTGCGGCCCTGGCTGAGTCTGGGCTTCGGATGAGCGAGCCGCTGGGCTTCAACAACACGTATGCACTGGGCATGAAGGAAGCGGAGGCCGAGCGGCTGGGCATTCGCCGCATCTCTGATTTGCGTGCCCATCCTTCGCTGCGCTTCGGTTTCAGCAATGAGTTCATGGACCGCGCGGATGGCTGGCCCGCCTTGCGAGACAGCTACCGGCTGCCGCAGCGGGACGTGCGCGGGCTGGACCATGATTTGGCGTACCGGGGCATGGAGAGCGGGTCGCTCCAGCTCACGGACCTGTACTCCACTGATGCGGAGATTGAGGCCTATGGGTTGCGTGTGCTGGAGGACGACCTGCGCCACTTCCCCGCGTATGACGCGGTGCTGCTGTATCGCGACGACCTGGAGGCGCGGGCGCCCGAGGCCCTGGCCGCGATGCTGCGTCTGGAAGGCCACGTGTCCGAGGCGGACATGGTGAAGCTCAACGCGCTGGCCCGGCTGGAGCGCGTGTCGGAGGGCCGCGTGGCGTCGGGTTTCCTCGCCACGGCGCTGGGGGTCACTTCGGAAGTGCGCGGGGACGGGCTGGCTTCTCGCGTGTGGAAGCGGACGCGTGAGCACCTGTTCCTGGTGGGGGTGTCGCTGCTGGCGGCGATGGCGCTCGCGGTGCCCTTGGGCGTGCTGGCCGCGCGACGGCCTCGGCTGGGGCGCGGTGTGCTGGGGCTGACGGGGGTCATCCAGACGGTGCCGTCGCTGGCGCTGCTGGTGGTGATGATTCCGCTGCTGGGAATCGGCTCACGTCCGGCGATTGCCGCGCTGTTCCTCTACAGCCTGTTGCCCATTGTCCGGAACACAGCGGCCGGGCTCGCGGGAATCCCTCCCGAGGTTCGCGAGTCCGCGGAGGCGCTGGGCCTGCCCGCGCTGGCGCGGCTGTGGCGCATCGAATTGCCCATGGCGGCGCCGTCCATCCTCGCGGGCATCCAGACGGCCGCGGTCATCAACGTGGGCACTGCCACGCTGGGCGCGCTGGTGGGGGCAGGGGGCTACGGTCAGCCGATTCTCACGGGCATCCGGTTGGATGACGTGCGGCTCATCTTGGAGGGAGCGATTCCCGCAGCCGCGCTGGCACTGCTCGCCAGTGGCCTGTTCGACGCCGTGGAGCGTGTGGTGGTGCCTCGAGGGCTTCGGTTGGGCACTGCGGTGCGTTCGACGCGTTAG
- a CDS encoding ATP-binding cassette domain-containing protein, with the protein MYELQDVSKCYGATQALHPLSLSLPTGRTTVLLGPSGCGKSTLLRLLNGLLPCDTGRVLFDGKPLPTGGDALLAVRHRVGYALQGGGLFPHLTGEENVTLMASHLRWPAAKTRERLEALVELTRFPTDALARYPSQLSGGQRQRVALMRALMLDPDVLLLDEPLGALDPLVRHELQGDLRGIFARLRKTVVLVTHDLAEAGFLGDSILLMREGRVVQQGRLADLEARPADDFVTRFIQAQRPLPGGGLGGAA; encoded by the coding sequence GTGTACGAGCTTCAGGACGTCTCCAAATGCTACGGGGCCACGCAGGCCTTGCATCCGCTCAGCTTGAGCCTGCCGACAGGACGCACCACGGTGCTGCTGGGGCCGAGCGGCTGTGGCAAGTCAACACTGCTGCGCCTGCTCAATGGGTTGCTGCCGTGTGACACCGGGCGCGTCCTCTTCGATGGCAAGCCGCTGCCCACGGGAGGCGATGCGTTGCTCGCGGTGCGCCATCGCGTGGGGTACGCGCTCCAGGGTGGCGGCCTCTTTCCGCATCTCACGGGCGAGGAGAACGTCACCCTCATGGCGAGCCACCTGCGCTGGCCCGCGGCGAAGACGCGCGAGCGGCTGGAGGCATTGGTGGAGTTGACGCGCTTTCCCACGGACGCGCTGGCGCGTTATCCCTCGCAGCTCTCCGGTGGTCAGCGTCAGCGGGTGGCGCTGATGCGCGCGTTGATGTTGGACCCGGACGTGTTGCTGCTGGACGAGCCCCTGGGCGCGTTGGATCCGCTGGTCCGTCACGAGCTGCAAGGTGACCTGCGCGGCATCTTCGCCAGGCTGCGCAAGACGGTGGTGCTGGTGACGCATGACCTGGCGGAGGCGGGCTTCCTGGGGGACAGCATCCTGCTCATGCGAGAGGGACGCGTGGTGCAGCAGGGGCGGCTCGCGGATTTGGAGGCACGGCCCGCGGATGACTTCGTCACCCGGTTCATCCAGGCGCAGCGGCCTCTGCCTGGCGGTGGGCTGGGAGGCGCGGCGTGA
- a CDS encoding DUF4142 domain-containing protein, whose translation MTGRLGRAGGVAVLAALWGTGPLVGLTARAEAPQAGQTRDVLSARDLLLGQLALFDAKTIAAGNLALEKSANPQVRQFALRLVEDHRRHLQDLKAWGSSPSMDIVVADLTQPRTTAGIGGSGSKDGGLIPGPSLPMQRADARLEQAVAHAQQHLDVLRKAQGPDFDEAFLKRVIEDQEEALRLVKQAQATYKNDGAFTLMLDRTGNLADRHLQRAQGLKESFE comes from the coding sequence ATGACTGGAAGGCTTGGCAGAGCAGGCGGCGTGGCGGTCCTTGCGGCCCTGTGGGGCACGGGCCCCCTGGTGGGGCTCACCGCCCGGGCGGAGGCGCCCCAGGCGGGGCAGACACGGGACGTCTTGTCAGCGCGGGACCTGCTCCTGGGACAGCTCGCCCTCTTCGACGCGAAGACCATCGCGGCGGGCAACCTGGCGTTGGAGAAGTCGGCCAACCCGCAGGTGCGGCAGTTCGCGTTGCGGCTGGTAGAGGACCACCGCCGGCACTTGCAGGACTTGAAGGCGTGGGGAAGCTCGCCGTCCATGGACATCGTGGTGGCGGACCTCACGCAGCCCCGGACCACCGCGGGGATTGGCGGCTCGGGGAGCAAGGACGGGGGCCTCATCCCGGGGCCGAGTCTGCCCATGCAGCGCGCGGACGCCCGCCTGGAGCAGGCCGTGGCGCATGCCCAGCAGCACCTGGACGTGCTCCGCAAGGCGCAGGGCCCTGACTTCGACGAGGCCTTCCTGAAGCGCGTCATCGAGGACCAGGAGGAAGCCCTGCGGCTCGTGAAGCAGGCGCAGGCGACGTACAAGAACGATGGGGCGTTCACCCTCATGCTCGACAGGACGGGCAACCTCGCGGACCGTCATCTGCAGCGGGCTCAGGGGCTGAAAGAGTCATTCGAGTGA
- a CDS encoding glycosyltransferase: MARILMAAHPTAGHTNALRAIGGRLRELGHDLAIATVVAPARFPGLMPEPLRFASQLPEALRQDGLRLVPLRPAPAALWYGARITRARGLDELGWALRLFTTGMEGHARRIAEEIEASGTDVVLADYLMPAALLAARRTRRPYVALYHSALPFPVEGAAPFGSGLEDDAPRDATWTQAEQRGLALLRWFDARVARAAKRLRVPLKTNGLLAAPISDDLNLMATTPALEPGLEPLPGPVEMTGPCLPRPVPSSMDDPALTAIRPGRTHVYVSLGTVFNDQPHVFHAILDGLARHDVDVVVSAGASFERLQARAGPRTQVFRRVPQVPLLQKVDLVVTHGGNNTVQESLAAGRPMVVVPFGGDQLANARRVERLGVGRAVPPSALSADAIAHAFTQVSQPEVATKARALAATLEGVDGTERAAQAVLRLLTT; the protein is encoded by the coding sequence ATGGCGAGGATTCTCATGGCGGCCCACCCCACGGCGGGTCACACCAACGCGCTGCGCGCCATTGGAGGGCGCTTGCGTGAACTCGGCCACGACCTGGCCATCGCAACGGTCGTAGCGCCGGCACGCTTTCCCGGCCTGATGCCAGAGCCGCTGCGCTTCGCCTCCCAGCTGCCGGAAGCCCTGCGCCAGGACGGACTCAGGCTGGTGCCGCTGCGCCCTGCTCCGGCCGCGCTCTGGTACGGCGCGCGCATCACCCGGGCCCGGGGACTCGACGAGCTGGGGTGGGCGCTCCGGCTGTTCACCACCGGCATGGAGGGGCATGCACGGCGCATCGCCGAGGAAATCGAAGCCTCTGGGACTGACGTCGTGCTGGCGGACTACCTCATGCCCGCGGCCCTGCTCGCGGCCCGGAGGACCCGGCGCCCCTATGTGGCGCTGTATCATTCCGCCCTCCCCTTCCCCGTGGAGGGCGCGGCGCCTTTTGGGAGTGGGCTCGAGGACGACGCCCCCCGCGATGCCACATGGACCCAGGCCGAACAGCGGGGGCTCGCGCTGCTGCGCTGGTTCGATGCGCGTGTCGCCCGTGCCGCGAAGCGCCTGCGCGTCCCCTTGAAGACGAACGGACTGCTCGCGGCGCCCATCTCCGACGACCTCAACCTGATGGCGACGACCCCGGCGCTGGAGCCCGGCCTCGAGCCGCTGCCCGGCCCGGTGGAGATGACCGGCCCGTGCCTGCCCCGGCCCGTGCCCTCGAGCATGGATGACCCCGCGCTCACCGCCATCCGGCCCGGCCGCACGCACGTCTACGTGTCACTGGGCACGGTGTTCAACGACCAGCCGCACGTCTTCCACGCCATCCTGGACGGGCTGGCGCGGCACGACGTGGACGTGGTGGTCAGCGCGGGTGCCAGCTTCGAACGGCTCCAGGCCCGCGCGGGCCCGCGCACGCAGGTGTTCCGCCGCGTTCCCCAGGTGCCCCTGCTTCAGAAGGTGGACCTGGTGGTGACGCACGGTGGGAACAACACCGTGCAGGAATCGCTCGCGGCCGGGCGGCCCATGGTCGTCGTGCCCTTCGGCGGCGACCAGCTCGCGAACGCGCGGCGCGTGGAGCGGCTGGGCGTGGGCCGCGCCGTGCCGCCCTCCGCGCTGAGCGCCGACGCCATCGCCCACGCGTTCACCCAGGTGTCCCAGCCAGAAGTGGCCACCAAGGCCCGCGCCCTGGCCGCGACGCTGGAGGGTGTGGACGGCACCGAACGCGCGGCCCAGGCCGTGCTGCGGCTCCTCACGACATGA